The bacterium genome includes a region encoding these proteins:
- a CDS encoding class I SAM-dependent RNA methyltransferase produces the protein MAPLILRPSSPAHGGTTVARDEGKVWLVSYALPGEVVEAEPRGRHGGVAVAATTRVIEASPHRVTASCPHFGECGGCQLQHAAYAHQLRLKRQVVEEAWSRAGLRLPPDTPVLGMDDPWRYRIRGEFEAVRQPGGGWRFGFHRQRSHSVLAIDTCPIHDLRIEQALPAFAQAAAELELKNLQNLLLTVEPAGRGLLWRLRHRGPEPQWPREDLARRVAELLPDQVLLDDAMSLDFWDLTFRVRSDTFVQTNYRQMLVLYRAALDMLAPTAGERVLDLYAGIGTISVAVAREAASVSAIEENPRAVQLGRLNARINAVKVDYLPGRVETMLRQVRLGQHQAVILDPPRAGCEPAALAELIRLGPERLVYVSCEPSTHARDLIGLVRGGYRVRRAAIVDMFPQTYHIETVALLERGSG, from the coding sequence GTGGCGCCGCTGATCCTGCGGCCGTCGTCCCCGGCGCATGGCGGGACCACCGTCGCGCGAGACGAGGGCAAGGTGTGGCTGGTCAGCTATGCGCTGCCGGGCGAAGTGGTCGAAGCCGAGCCACGGGGCCGCCACGGTGGCGTCGCCGTCGCCGCCACCACGCGCGTGATCGAAGCCTCACCGCATCGCGTGACCGCGTCGTGCCCGCATTTCGGCGAATGCGGCGGCTGCCAGCTGCAGCACGCGGCATACGCCCACCAGCTGCGGCTGAAGCGGCAGGTGGTGGAGGAGGCCTGGTCGCGAGCCGGGCTGCGGCTTCCGCCCGACACGCCGGTGCTCGGCATGGACGACCCGTGGCGCTACCGGATCCGCGGCGAGTTCGAGGCGGTGCGCCAGCCGGGCGGTGGCTGGCGCTTCGGGTTTCACCGCCAGCGCTCACATTCGGTGCTGGCGATCGACACCTGCCCGATCCACGACCTGAGGATCGAGCAGGCGCTGCCGGCCTTCGCCCAGGCCGCGGCCGAGCTGGAGCTCAAGAACCTGCAGAACCTCCTGTTGACGGTGGAGCCGGCAGGGCGCGGCCTGCTGTGGCGGCTGCGCCATCGCGGACCGGAACCGCAATGGCCGCGTGAAGACCTGGCGCGAAGGGTCGCCGAGCTGCTGCCCGACCAGGTCCTGCTCGACGACGCCATGAGCCTGGACTTCTGGGACCTCACTTTCCGGGTCCGCAGCGACACCTTCGTGCAGACCAACTACCGGCAGATGCTCGTCCTCTACCGCGCCGCGCTGGACATGCTCGCGCCGACAGCCGGTGAGCGGGTGCTCGACCTGTACGCGGGAATCGGCACCATCTCGGTCGCCGTCGCGCGTGAAGCGGCGAGCGTGTCCGCGATCGAGGAGAACCCCCGCGCCGTGCAGTTGGGACGGCTCAACGCCCGCATCAACGCCGTCAAGGTGGACTACCTACCGGGCAGGGTGGAGACGATGCTGCGTCAAGTCCGGCTGGGGCAGCACCAGGCGGTGATTCTCGACCCGCCTCGCGCGGGTTGCGAGCCGGCGGCGCTGGCGGAGCTAATACGCCTTGGCCCAGAACGGCTGGTGTACGTATCGTGCGAGCCCTCGACGCACGCCCGCGACCTCATCGGGCTGGTCCGGGGCGGCTATCGGGTGCGGCGAGCGGCGATCGTGGACATGTTTCCGCAGACCTACCACATCGAAACGGTCGCCCTGCTCGAGAGGGGGTCGGGCTAG
- a CDS encoding DNA polymerase III subunit alpha, which translates to MPHAPNTFVHLHNHTEYSLLDGASRIPALVARAAELGMPALALTDHGVMYGAIHFYKACKDAGIKPIVGCEVYVAPRSRLLREGRVDRDPNHLTLLAANHEGYVNLMKLCTVGQMEGMYYKPRIDKEILAEHSKGLIALSGCLQGEAASRISDGDTEGARESVAAYRDIFGADRFLLEVQRHGIDRQEQVNQALMGFGKEFGLRLCATNDLHYVHRHDSEAHDVLLCLQTGARFNDPNRWRFSSQENYLKTPDEMLSAFTDMPDALASTLEVADQCELKLRLGATLLPPFDVPDGLKPDQYLRKLVTEGMRWRYGEPSAATQERADQELSVISQTGYASYFLIVWDFYNFARRNGIVVGPGRGSAAGSLVSYCLGITNLDPIEHGLIFERFLNIDRVSMPDIDCDFSVEGREKVIRYVSEKYGFDRVAQIITFTTMASKAAIRDVGRVLEVPLRDTDWLAKLVPVYQGRSKTLDDTIKEVPDFRKAYETNEDQKRLIDVARTLEGVSRNVSTHAAGVVIAPQPLVRYTPLQYGPGRESVVTQYDMKAVGDIGLLKIDFLGLQNLDIIATCLRLVKEHRGIEIDLEKIPVDDAKTYELISNGDTHGVFQLEGAGMRRMLMDMRPQSFADVSAAIALFRPGPMVNIPAYVARKQGREPIEYMHERLEPILRETYGVMIYQEQVMMAARELAGFTMSEADILRAAMGKKDKAKMAKQRTKFIAGAVERDIARTTAEALFDGIAKFAEYGFNRAHSAAYGVISYQTAYLKANYPLEYLTSLLIHMEGSADKVATAIVDCRIRGIDVLPPDINRSRADFSMSDSRILFGLAAIKNVGQHAVETIVSLRDADGPFKSLEDLCERTAAIQDVNRRVLESLVQSGACDGLGERARLLAALDHAVSRAESVRKDRESGQTSLLDMVGSPEAEVDGYGLLIDIAPMAGEDKLRLEKELLGLYLSDHPLRRISTELAKLSDTQAVEVTSALQDSEVRIAGLVREVRRVVTRKGQIMAYAQLEDLTGSVDVVLFPRVFEQTRLLFEPDKVVVVQGKVDARAGSTRATGAAASPADPDLEPEVEVASVVVDMAWLWDDPECLPVSRRQLVHIRIPNGDAGLAERLEAVLARHPGTDDVVLHVVVGRREVIVNADRYHVLAGPALTAEIDELVGSASTRLETVRPKAQSNGNGRGRR; encoded by the coding sequence ATGCCGCACGCCCCCAACACCTTCGTCCACCTCCACAATCACACCGAGTATTCGCTGCTCGATGGTGCCAGCCGGATCCCCGCCCTGGTCGCCCGCGCGGCGGAGCTGGGGATGCCGGCGCTGGCGCTCACCGACCACGGGGTGATGTACGGCGCGATCCACTTCTACAAGGCGTGCAAAGACGCCGGCATCAAGCCGATCGTCGGCTGCGAGGTGTACGTCGCTCCCCGGTCGCGCCTCTTGCGAGAGGGCCGGGTCGACCGAGACCCGAACCACCTCACCCTGCTGGCCGCGAACCACGAGGGCTACGTGAACCTGATGAAGCTCTGCACGGTGGGGCAGATGGAGGGGATGTACTACAAGCCCCGCATCGACAAGGAGATTCTGGCCGAGCACTCCAAGGGCCTGATCGCGCTGTCGGGCTGCCTGCAGGGCGAGGCGGCGAGCCGGATCTCCGACGGGGACACGGAGGGGGCTCGTGAGTCGGTCGCCGCCTACCGCGACATCTTCGGCGCCGATCGCTTCCTGCTGGAGGTCCAGCGCCACGGCATCGACCGGCAGGAACAGGTCAACCAGGCGCTGATGGGCTTCGGCAAGGAGTTCGGATTGCGCCTGTGCGCGACCAACGACCTGCACTACGTGCACCGCCACGATTCAGAAGCGCACGACGTCCTGCTGTGCCTCCAGACCGGTGCCCGCTTCAACGACCCCAACCGCTGGCGCTTCTCGTCGCAGGAGAACTACCTCAAGACGCCGGACGAGATGCTCAGCGCATTCACCGACATGCCCGATGCGCTGGCCAGCACGCTCGAGGTCGCCGACCAGTGCGAACTCAAGCTGCGCCTGGGCGCCACACTCCTGCCGCCCTTCGACGTCCCGGACGGCCTGAAGCCCGACCAGTACCTGCGCAAGCTGGTCACGGAGGGCATGCGCTGGCGGTACGGCGAGCCGTCGGCCGCGACCCAGGAGCGGGCCGACCAGGAGCTCTCGGTCATCAGCCAGACCGGATACGCGTCGTACTTCCTGATCGTCTGGGACTTCTACAACTTCGCGAGGCGGAACGGGATCGTGGTCGGTCCCGGCCGCGGGAGTGCCGCCGGGAGCCTGGTCTCGTACTGCCTGGGCATAACCAACCTGGATCCCATCGAGCACGGCCTGATTTTCGAGCGCTTCCTGAACATCGACCGCGTGTCGATGCCCGACATCGACTGTGACTTCTCAGTCGAGGGTCGCGAGAAGGTCATCCGCTACGTCTCGGAAAAGTACGGCTTCGACCGCGTCGCCCAGATCATCACCTTCACCACCATGGCCTCCAAGGCGGCGATCCGCGATGTCGGCCGGGTGCTCGAGGTGCCGCTGCGCGACACCGACTGGCTGGCTAAGCTCGTGCCTGTCTACCAGGGCCGTTCGAAGACGCTCGACGACACGATCAAGGAGGTCCCTGACTTCCGCAAGGCGTACGAGACGAACGAGGACCAGAAGCGACTGATCGATGTCGCCCGCACGCTCGAGGGGGTCTCGCGCAACGTGAGCACGCACGCGGCGGGCGTGGTGATCGCGCCGCAGCCGCTGGTGCGCTACACGCCGCTTCAATACGGGCCCGGGCGTGAGTCGGTCGTGACGCAGTACGACATGAAGGCGGTCGGCGACATCGGCCTGTTGAAGATCGACTTCCTCGGCCTGCAGAACCTCGACATCATCGCCACCTGCCTGCGGCTGGTCAAAGAGCACCGCGGCATCGAGATCGACCTCGAGAAGATCCCCGTCGACGACGCCAAGACTTACGAGCTCATCTCCAACGGCGACACGCACGGCGTGTTCCAGCTCGAAGGCGCGGGCATGCGCCGGATGTTGATGGACATGCGCCCGCAGAGCTTCGCCGACGTGTCGGCGGCCATCGCCCTGTTCCGCCCCGGGCCGATGGTCAACATCCCCGCGTACGTCGCGCGCAAGCAGGGACGCGAACCGATCGAGTACATGCACGAGCGTCTCGAGCCGATCCTGCGCGAGACATACGGCGTGATGATCTACCAGGAGCAGGTGATGATGGCGGCGCGGGAGCTGGCCGGGTTCACGATGAGCGAGGCGGACATTCTTCGCGCCGCGATGGGCAAGAAGGACAAGGCCAAGATGGCCAAGCAGCGGACGAAGTTCATCGCGGGCGCTGTTGAGCGCGACATCGCCCGAACCACGGCGGAGGCGCTGTTCGACGGCATCGCCAAGTTCGCGGAGTACGGCTTCAACCGCGCGCATTCGGCGGCGTATGGGGTGATCAGCTACCAGACCGCCTACTTGAAAGCCAACTACCCGCTCGAGTACCTGACCTCATTGCTCATCCACATGGAAGGCAGCGCAGACAAGGTCGCGACCGCGATCGTGGATTGCCGCATTCGTGGCATTGACGTGCTGCCGCCGGATATCAACCGCTCGCGCGCCGACTTCTCGATGAGCGACTCGCGAATCCTGTTCGGACTCGCCGCGATCAAGAACGTCGGCCAGCACGCCGTTGAGACCATCGTCTCGCTTCGCGACGCGGACGGCCCTTTCAAGTCGCTCGAAGACCTGTGCGAGCGCACGGCGGCGATCCAGGACGTGAACCGCCGGGTGCTGGAGTCACTGGTGCAGTCGGGCGCGTGTGACGGCCTGGGCGAGCGCGCCCGGCTGCTCGCGGCGCTCGACCACGCGGTCAGCCGCGCCGAGAGCGTGCGCAAGGACCGCGAGTCCGGCCAGACCTCGCTCCTCGACATGGTCGGTTCGCCCGAAGCCGAGGTCGACGGCTACGGGCTGTTGATCGACATCGCGCCGATGGCCGGGGAGGACAAGCTCCGGTTGGAGAAGGAACTCCTCGGGCTCTACCTGAGCGACCACCCGCTCCGCCGGATCAGCACCGAGCTGGCGAAGCTCTCGGACACGCAAGCGGTCGAGGTGACCAGCGCGCTGCAGGACAGCGAGGTGCGAATCGCCGGCCTGGTGCGCGAGGTGCGGCGTGTGGTCACGCGCAAGGGTCAGATCATGGCCTACGCGCAGCTGGAGGATCTCACCGGCAGCGTCGACGTGGTCCTGTTCCCGCGCGTCTTCGAGCAGACCAGGCTGCTGTTCGAGCCGGACAAGGTCGTGGTGGTGCAGGGGAAGGTCGACGCGCGGGCGGGCAGCACCCGGGCGACGGGAGCCGCCGCGTCGCCGGCGGATCCAGACCTCGAGCCCGAGGTGGAGGTGGCGTCCGTGGTGGTGGACATGGCCTGGCTGTGGGACGACCCTGAATGCCTGCCGGTGTCGCGACGCCAGCTGGTCCATATCCGGATCCCCAACGGCGATGCGGGGCTCGCCGAGCGGCTCGAGGCGGTGCTGGCGCGCCATCCGGGCACCGATGACGTGGTACTGCACGTGGTGGTGGGAAGGCGGGAGGTGATCGTGAATGCCGATCGCTATCATGTCCTCGCCGGTCCCGCGCTGACGGCGGAGATCGACGAGTTGGTCGGGTCCGCATCGACCCGGCTGGAGACGGTGCGACCGAAGGCGCAGTCCAACGGCAATGGACGGGGGAGACGATGA
- a CDS encoding histidinol-phosphatase HisJ family protein produces the protein MPLPPDLHVHSQWSWDARQGSMERSCERALQIGLPAIAFTEHADFVTIHEGQHTLDITGYHEAIERCRAEFKGLRILSGVELGEPHWFPEETAAVLGAGPFDRVLGSIHCARLDGQEVDASQFRFRPAAVFPEAVREYFRETLAMVESSQPFEALSHLDYPKRYWAEGLPPYREEDYEAELRAVLVAATRRGCALEANTTRGDGGESRFCPGLKVLRWWHEVGGEAVSFGSDAHQPDKVAGGFELAAQIVEAAGFKPARDPMALWRR, from the coding sequence GTGCCTCTCCCACCCGACCTCCACGTGCACAGCCAGTGGTCCTGGGACGCGCGCCAGGGATCCATGGAGCGCAGCTGCGAGCGCGCGCTGCAGATCGGGCTGCCCGCGATCGCGTTCACCGAGCACGCCGACTTCGTCACGATCCATGAAGGCCAGCACACTCTGGACATCACGGGTTACCACGAGGCGATCGAGCGCTGCCGCGCGGAGTTCAAGGGCCTGCGCATCCTGTCGGGCGTCGAGCTGGGCGAGCCGCACTGGTTCCCAGAGGAGACGGCCGCGGTCCTGGGCGCCGGCCCGTTCGACCGCGTCCTCGGTTCGATCCACTGCGCCCGCCTCGATGGTCAGGAGGTGGACGCCAGCCAATTTCGTTTCCGGCCGGCCGCCGTGTTCCCCGAGGCGGTCAGGGAGTACTTCCGCGAAACCCTCGCCATGGTCGAGAGCTCGCAACCCTTCGAGGCTTTGTCGCACCTCGACTACCCCAAGCGCTACTGGGCCGAGGGGCTGCCGCCGTACCGCGAGGAGGATTACGAAGCCGAGCTGCGGGCGGTCCTGGTCGCCGCGACGCGGCGGGGCTGCGCGCTGGAGGCCAACACGACTCGTGGGGATGGGGGAGAGAGCCGGTTCTGTCCCGGCCTGAAGGTGCTGCGCTGGTGGCACGAGGTGGGGGGTGAGGCGGTGTCGTTTGGCAGCGACGCCCACCAGCCGGACAAGGTCGCGGGCGGCTTTGAGCTCGCGGCCCAGATCGTGGAGGCGGCCGGCTTCAAGCCGGCGCGCGACCCGATGGCCCTGTGGCGCCGCTGA
- the mtrB gene encoding trp RNA-binding attenuation protein MtrB has translation MTDNEHDHGDMSPATGRYVVVKALEDGVTIMGLTRGKDTRSHHTERLDAGEVLVAQFTELTAAIKIRGRAEVLTDVGKVESEPSRVNPNH, from the coding sequence ATGACCGACAACGAGCACGATCACGGCGACATGTCCCCGGCGACCGGGCGTTACGTGGTGGTGAAGGCGCTCGAGGACGGCGTCACGATCATGGGCCTGACTCGAGGCAAGGACACTCGCTCACACCACACGGAGCGGCTGGACGCGGGTGAAGTGCTCGTGGCCCAGTTCACCGAGCTGACGGCGGCCATCAAGATCCGAGGCCGGGCCGAGGTGCTGACGGACGTCGGCAAGGTCGAGTCGGAACCCAGCCGAGTGAACCCCAACCACTAG